The genome window AAATACCAGTGAAGGGTACCACTGGAAGGCTTTCAGTACCAGGCTTCTATtgcttgattgattaattaagTGATTGATTGACAGTGCAGTATAGGCTGCATGTAGAATGTGAGGCACGCTTTGTAtcagggttcctacgcagtatgaaaaacctggaaaagtatggaatttgattttagtaatttccaggtctggataagtatggaaaaaagaaacaagggcaTGGAGgaatatttgtgtttccagactattgcatttgcagtactaatcacttcactcaggtcataatgaaccattcctactgttgtgtaaCTTAACTGTCAGTCCCCATCGTCAAGATACAACTAAGATACAACTAAAAATAACCCAGCTAAATGGACGAATAATAAGTGTCagtttttaattcacttcagttgtccatACCTTTGTTTTCACCAAGTTATCCCAAACCAGATGTGGCCGCAATGTCGAGAATATGGTCAGCAAAATCTACCAAGAAGTTTggaaatttgagtatggaaaaagtatggaattttgaaatggaaaatgtgtaggaaccctgttgTATACACCTGTGGGTGCAAAACCTGGAAACTCTTAGAGGCTCCAAAATTAGTATTCAGTTGTGTTTCTGGTAGAGAAGTAGAGTGATTTATGTTGACTTATGAGACTTGAAGCTTTTGCCTAGCATGTCAAAAATAACCCCATATATGGTTCACTCCTCTTCCAAATGAGACCCTGTCTAGAGCCAGCTGCCACCTGGTATCATGGTCTTAATATAGActcaatctgttcctagagggtTTCTGGTTGAAACGTTCAAACCCAACgtagatactttgaaatgaaaatgaatcttTAGCGTGTATCTGACTGTAGCGTGATGCTCTATAAAAtgttgacctttttttttttttttttttaattattgtttgtcccaaagttaccattagctcaatgctgttttctgtgccaccagAAATGCCTTGGGAACGCACATGTTAGTTTATACAGTTGAAATGGTCTATGAATGCCCATCTCTTCCTGTTCGGCTAGGTGTATATTTATGTGGAATGATGAGAACAGCAGGATGCACACCACATTATACAGGTATACTTTTCAAACACGGATGACATCCGTGGATGTTTCTTCCTGGTTTCGATCCCACAGACCAATCAGTGAAGAGGAGATCAACCACCTGAAGGAGCTTCGCTACACTGCCATTGCAGACCAGCAGACATTGATCGATGAGAAGCTGCGTGCGGAGGTATGAATGGGGGTCCTCTAGCTCTCCTTGGCAAAGTCCTGCCAAAATCCCCCAGTAGACAGCAGCGAGATTACATTTGTCCTCCAGAAGTGCTTGTAAGCTGTTTCTGCTTTGTTTCCGAAGGAAGTCATAGATCAGCACAGAACAAGTTCTCATCATAAGCACAGGAATCTTCAATCATTGCCCTTGTCAGTTAGCGAAGCAGTGTAAAAGGTAGTGAGGGGGATTTGAACAGTTTAAATATAGACACTTCAGCTCAGCAATACCTAAacaatgttgaaaatgaacagATGGTGAAACAGAAAAGAATTCTGGAGTCCTGGTGAATGTCATCAGTTAAGATCCTAAGGCTTTGCTCTTTTTCTGCTTTTAAGTTTAGCTCTTGTGTTTTTATGAACTTAATTTGCAGTTGTACATGGCTTTTGTTACCTCCTGTTTTTGAGTTTTTGTATGTTTTCTGTTTTGGTTCTGTTCTGAGTCGCTTTCTGTTGTCATTTCTGCCCAGTTAGTGGCACAAGAGGAGGCGTTAAGGCTAGAGGAAGAGGCTATATGTGCAGCCCAACGGGAGGCCGCCCGGTTGGCACGGGAACGAAGGCTGCAGGAGGTGAGGTGGCACAGGACACGCCCCTCTCCTCCCATGTCCTGACCACACCCACGTTTAGCCACTCCTCTAGTAGAATACAAAATGCACCCTAAGTATACACCCTTACATAATGAATGAAGAAATTTTCCCTTTAGCCCTCGTGTGTATAAATTTGAGTCATCACTCAGAACTTCCCCTTGGTCTGATTTAATGTGGTGATAATTATGTGCTGATGGTATTACCCATTCTGGCTACCATATCTCATGACATTGTACCAGTgtcatattaaatatataagtaTTAAAGACTAACATGCCTCATGCTAAATAGATAGTTATCAAACTCTAATATTTCAGTAATATTACTTGAGCTGTAATATTACTTAAACATCATCAGGTTTTTCATGTTATGTTGTACTTATTAGTTTATCTTCTGTTGCTTAGCTTAAGTTTTTATTTTTGGTTGTTGCTTTAAACTCCCCTGTCTGCCCTTCTTTACACGTTATTGCAGCAAAACCTTTGTGTTGGTTCCTCCCATCATCCATACATACTTCATTTCAGTTCACAACAGACTCTTGTGCTCTGAACAACCTTTTCCAATAAGACTGTTGTCAGAATATGTTCTATACTGGTATAGAGGCAAGTTATCTGTCTGTATACTTACTGTTACAAAATGTATTACTTTTCTGAAGCAGCAACAAGAGCAAGGACACAAAGGGCGGCCTGAAGCCGAGACTGCTCCGACCCAGAGGAAGTGAGTGCCTCTTTATTGTCCCATTTCATTTGATACTTGCAGAGAGAGCATCTCCTATTGATTCTGCCAGTCATCTTTGGTTGCTGACTGAAAAAGAAATCCCTGGTGATCCTCACCTGCGTATGAATTGCTTTGCTCCGCCACAGACCTGGTGCTGGTGGGGAGTTTGATGTCTACCTGCAGAGTGTGAAGGCCCAGTCAGAAGCCTTCCGCAGTAGCCGTGAGTCATGCTaagcaaatctctctctctctctctctctctttcagtccttGTGCATGTCAAGTAATGCATAGCATGAACCTTGTGCCATAAGACTAGCAGAGCCATAGCCATGACCTGTTGGAACTGAGTCATGTGAAGGGTCATGCAGTGGTAAGGTCACCGTCAGACCCGAGAATCGTTCGACCCGAGTTTGATTCCCGCCATTGCGAGTCCATGTCTgtataaaagcatctgctaaatatcagtaAAATTTAACTTTAAGATTACGTTGCCAAATCATTGATTGTCATAAGGATTAATAACAGAAAATGGTGTTGGTCATAACATGTTTGACATGCCTATCTCCTGTGGCTAAGAGTTCAATGCAAGTCAGCATCGCTGTTATGCCAACTAGAGTTGTAAGAGCTGCTTACTTACTTAGTTACTGATAGAGGTAAGCTGGCATTTTCAAACTGTTGGACATTGTCATATCTACTAATGAATGATTGTACCATGAGAGcctattaaaggaaaattccggtttttagcactttacggcccttttctggttttgttatggatgaactagagtggtggacaccgaaattttgacgattggtcctgtctcgacttttctgactcgttttgaatcgcctttgacttctcagggtggctggcaatgggcatactgtagtaggctactcaaacatgtcctaaaacaacccttaacattcgttttcaaaactgcaactcaacgagtggttagtggtgaaGTTCATAAGATGTTTCTGACTTGCTAACACCTACAAGACACGCAATGCCCTTTCCTAAATTATGGTGTTTGAACTGGAGATTCTGTTATCTTACAGCTGTTTttgttaatatattttttatgttaGGTGACTGTTTTTCAGGTAAATGCAGTGAGTGTAGTGACATTTTCATGACCCTGGGCTGAaatagaaaagaaaggaaattgGTTGGATTAAAACTATTAACTTAATGGTTTAACTATTAACTTAATGTGAGCTAGAATCTTTGAGCCAGAATTATGTGATTACAGACTGAGCTAACAACTGTCGGCTTTCCCTATAATCTTTTTTGGCAAGAATTGTTACAACACTGGTCCAAGACTTCAAGCAGAAACTGCCCAGTTCTACTTTAATGAAAATTAGCAGTGGTGTAAATAAGTACTTGTTTCCAGGCTATGTGATTATAACATAAAAACACTAATTTGACTCCTGCTGATGGTCTACACTAAAACCTTTGTTAGTTCAATTGGACTGTAATAGTAGTCATTTGAGTGTGTTGTTGAAGATTGTGTTTTCACAATTTTCACAATAAGTGCAGTCATTTGTTTTAAAGGATGATACAGTGATACCTGAGACTTTCTCAGACTTGATTTCTGTGTTTTATTAGTTGGAAAGAAAGTTTGAAGTGAAGAATGTTGTCACACAGCTTGGATTAACAAATGCATCAATGTACATTTGGTACTGTTGTAGACAATAGAATCTCATGCTCTGTCTGTTCTGACGGTCGTCCTTGTGGAATAAAAGTGACTTGTCTCCTCAGGGCTGTCATCGGAGACAAATGTGGTCACCCCAAACACAGAGAGCAGCTGGGACTTCACCAGCAAGCGCTCCACAAACGATGATGGCACCTCCTTGGACCTGGAGTGGGAGGATGAAGAAGGTGAGGCTATCAAATATATTCAGTTCACTTATTTCAGGTCATAATTTAAGTTTATTTCCTTTTGCCATTTGCCATTTTGGTAACCATAGAGATTCTAAGGTTGTGTGGATTGTTacccacattctctctctgtgtgtgtgtgtgtgtgtgtgtgtgcgtgcctctgCAGGCATGAACCGCTTGGGTCCAGCGTGGGAGCGCTCGAAGACCGAGGAGGACATTCTCCGTGCAGCGCTGCGTCCCTGTGGGAAGGCGGTGGGTAGTGGTCCCACCTCCACCTCGGAGGACTCCAACGCCCTGGAGTGGGAGAACGACTTTGTGAGCGCCCACGCCGAGGACAACGAGGATGACGAAGAGTTTGAGGGCTTCGTCAACCCCGTGTTGGACACGCCCTCGGAAGGCACACCGGAGACGCTTGACGTGGAGAGTCAGGAGAGATAGTCCCAGCTATGTGCCAGTGAAGGTGCGGTCAGCAGACCACTTTGGTCCAGTCTCAACTTCAACCTAAACTCCCTCAGTCAGATGCAGCCCAAAACCTGCAGGAGTTGGTCTGTGTACGCCCAAACCAGCCCTAACTAGATCAGAAGACCTACAGTCACTTTCCAGAGTTGTCTATAGTCAAATGTTTATATTCCTGCACTGTAGGAATTAAAATACCACTACTGGTTAGACTCTGAGACTGGACGATGCGCTAGAAGAGTTCCAGTTTGAATCCAAATTTGACAGTTTGTTTATTACACTGATCAGGTAAAAAACTttctaaattaaatgtaacagtCAAGATTGGGGTGAAGTTCTCCTTCTTTAAGATGTACTGTCTCCCATGTGTTTGAAAGGGTTGTGTTTCTTTCAGCCTTAATTCTAAATTGGCCTGTTTTCAGAACATTTAATTATTAAGTGCAATTCATACGGCCTCTGATTGGATGTGAGAGAGCTTCTGTTCACAGAGTGGGTTGCATGAAGACCACCATTTCTGTCATTGTGTCTCGTCCAAAGCAACATTGTCTGCTTGAATTCAGTGCCTACAAGAAAAATAAGAccataaataaattgtaaatacaaaatactgcAACCTTtggagaaaaaatgaaaaattgaAACTCCTCTTTCTTTAAAAAGAAAGGTTTACATCAAGGCAGTGGGAACCATCTCTTGTGAAATTGTGATCTTGTTTCTGAATGACCCTGACTTGGGGCCGGGTGTCCATATAGCGTTTTTCACTGGTAGTACGCTGGAGAGAACTTCATCCCAGCATTTCATCGAAGAGAGCATGTGGGGTTCGATATTACCACTCCAACACCACCAGCGCCTTTTCTGAAAAGTTGACAAATGTTCAACTAAGTTAGAAATGCTCAGATCGATTGCACAAGAAAGGTGGAGCACtctgagagggagggggaaaaaatgaagaaaCAGAAATTCTTTCTGGGCACAGCACTTTTTCTCCAGGCGGCTGCATATGATTGAGCCTCATTGGGGGAAAAATCACTggctttctaaaaaaaaaaatgctatatGAACTGTCAGCCTTAAGAAAtgttgcttttctaaaactacCATTTGAACAAAGGCCAGAAGGTTTTAGAGACTGGGTTGATCTGATGTCAAATCATCAGAGGGAAATCTCAATCTGTTTTGTACGCTTGATGATGTTCTACCTCTGGGTTTGATAGGTCACAAACTGGAAAACAAATTCACTAACCCAAAACTGCCACTCTAGTCTATTGAGTCAATGGCACAGAAGAATGTAGAGGAGCCTAAAATTCAGTGATGTATAACCATTTATTTTTACCTTTTATGTTTTGGATTATTATtctagatgtgaaatcacaGGGATTGGGGGAAATCTtataacagttttttttctcttaaaaAAGAAGTAACAAGCATGTATTTAGATCACATATGTATGCTGTAGGTGTTTTAGAGGGTTAAAACTACAGACTTAAATGTAGGCTTTTCCACAGCACAATCACTGACCGGCATCCAAGAATGACTGAGGGCACAATGGTTGTTGACAATGGTCCATTATTTGCAAATGAGTTACGGTACTTTTACATGGGACTGTACCTAGCTTTCTGAAAGAGCATCTATTACTGTAGTCAATGTGGTAAGAACACAATCTGAATGAGCTTCTTGTTGTCCTTCATGTGGTTTTGTTATTTCTTTCATCGAATGTGCTTTTGGGACTACCGTAATATCACAAGCAATGTGTTTCAACAAAAAAAGATGATCATTTTGATAATGCCTTTTTTTCATTGGCTAAGATTGGTGAGGGTGCACTCACACAGTAAGTGGAGGCAACtgtgacttttttttaaaaatgctttAACACTCACTGTGTTTTGTCCTCACTGTGTGACCAATAgctttaaacatatttttatgcgTTCATGTCCGCTTCTGTCTAAAATATCCAGCACTCAGTTGTAAaatatgtcatatgtttcaaatCAGTGCAGTGCATATATCTACTGAATGATAGCTATTTTAGAGccaaccgtttttttttttttgccccctTAGTAGATTTTAAGATGATGTGTCATTTGCAACATGTTTACCAGAATAGTGCaggtcataataataaaaacaaaaatcattCCCTAGAGTGCTTAGGAGTGTGCTTCACCGGCTGCTATGTTCCCTGAAGGCATCACTATGCGACCACATTACTGAGTAACACAGAGAGCGTGGGCATTGTACAGGGATGTTTTTGAGAAATGCTACCCATATTAATTTGGGAAATAGCAGGGTATTTGTTAATTTAGGCCAAAACgctaagtcaaagtcaaagtcctTAGAGACCGTCAGCACCACCCCTTCACACACTCCCTTCATATTAGTCAGAAGGATGTCCACACCCTGCCGAAAATACACGAGGAAGTGGACGCACTGCCAGCCGGACAAGTGCTGTACTGTACACTCAGTCAAAGGACAGATCTGGGCACAGTGAAATTTGGAAGGAGCCATATGTGAAAGTGAGTGGTTCATTCACCGGGCTCAGTGACTCACTTTCCTCTCAGAGCTATTCTATATTTTCGAGCTTACAAGAGCTTAATTGTGTTGTACATTTGGCTCTGTGACTGGAAGAACCAAGGGGATGTGTGTTAGGAAATCTCCAGAGCcttcatatattttttatttgtgcttgtgtgttaatctttttactttttactctTTATTAACGTGAGTCTGAATAATTATGTGGATGTTTGCAATCCCACTGGCCTCGTGGAAAGAATGAAATAAACCTCCTGTACTTTTGATTTGCCCAGACTCACACAAAAATCTGGTAAATAACATGTAAATAAAAGTGAATAAAATtaagttgctctctctctgtacatgTTTTTGGGTAGAGCAGGGGGGGTGGCTGAAGTGTACTCAAATGTGACAAATGGGAGTATGTGTTCTGGGCAGCCTTTAGTTTAAAAGTGGTCAAATTTTTGCTACATATAATGGCAAGCAACAAGGCAATTTCCCACAACCTTTTTATCTCTGCTTGCCCCCTGACCTCAAAAACATAAAGTACACACGTACAGGACCATGTATTTTCCTGTACATATAACATTACACTTTATAATGGGACATAAGTTGTATGTAGCTGATTAACAATGGGTTGTAATGACTATAGACATGGGTTTGAGGCAGGGACATTTTTAGATAATTCCATTTCATGGTTTGGCGCAGTGCGAGGAACTGTAGTAGCTATACTATGCCAGCAGATGGCACCGCTACCTCATGATTTGTTGTGAGCTCAGCCAGTAAGGGGTGAGTAggctatactgtaggctatgtgttcCTACAAGTACACACGTGGAACCAGACCCTAGCTGTCATACCATGAGCTTCATAGTGATGAAATAAACTGCACCAAGCACTGAAAATGTCATCTTAAACATAACATGACTTTTGACAATGTAACTTTTGACGATGTCACTCAACTAcagattatatattatattattatataatattatatattatataatattatgttgtttatatattacattattatatattatataatattatgttgtttgttCTTGTTACATCGTCAGTGCAGTACAGTATGAGGATGTAGATAGTTCTGTGATCATGAGCAGAAGGATGGGAAGCAGTGTTTTAAAGGTTCTGTCAGGGATGAAAGCATTACCAACATTCACTGAACCCTCAACATCGGAGCATTGGACGGCCAAACATTTGGCAGAGACTCTTCATTCTGGGAAACTACAAACACTGCAGAATATTCCTGGTTAAGTAAATTACTGTTGGCCACATTTATATTGCTCGCTTTGATCCCTTATCTCCATGTCATGACAGCAAGCTCTGACTGGATTTtgactttatgtgtgtgtttgtgtttgtgtgtgtgcgtgtgtgtgtgtgtgtgtgtgtgcgtgtgtgtgtgcgtgtgtgtgtgaatgtgcgtgtgtgtctgtgtgcgtgtgtgtgttttttcaaaGTCCCTTGGGTGGAGGCAACTTTATTTTTCTCCTGGGAAGGGGATGAGGGTCACAAATGAAGAGGCGTGGCAGATGGACAAAATAAGGGAGAGCCAGTGGCTTAAAATCAAGTCTCTAGTCTCtaatgtgtatctgtctgtatgtgtgtttgtgtgtgtatgtgtctgtgtctgtgtctgtatgtgtgtgtgtgtttgtggaggtgtgtgtctaTGAAGGGACCATGTGGACAGCAAATGATTTAGTGGAACACGCTGGGCAATGCAAAGCCCCAAGGAATAGCCTTTTATTCATGTTACTGTGCAATTTTCTAATGTTGATCAATAGCTTCATGTGAGTGTGGAATATAACTGGGTTCCCAGCGTCTCTCTGGCCTTGCATtcttatttatctctctctaatAGGCCAATTGATTAGAAAATGATAGTTGCTCATAATTTAAGCTCTCTGCACATATGGAATACTTTATATGAACATTTAATTACTAATATTCGTATTTTCTATGATTAATGGTGGCCAGGTGAAGTGATTTAGCTCGGTCCAGtctccactgtaattggctccaAAACACTGTACATTCTAACAGGATCAGGCACTGCAACATGTGTGTAAGCTGTACCCATACTGAATAGGAGCTATGGCCAAATCCAGCCGCACCACCATGTGTTGCTATCACAGGATTGTGTAACACCGTTAAGACGTTTCTTTGACACCTTTGTTCCTTAAAgtcactttttttctgtaaacatGCGACAAGTGGGTAGAGACTGTTTATGTTATCACAGAGTCCATACCTCAGATCACAGCACTGAGGATTTACTgcttccttccctctctgtggtggggtggggtggttacAGCGAGCGGTTGCTCCTGACTAATGTCTTGCCTACAGATGTAAACACTATGTTCCAGGCTCTACTGCACCCCACTCTAACACTTGCATCTAGCACATGTGTGTTCCCTCGGTTTAAAGGATGATAGGGCTTGTTTGGCATGACCCacatgtagcacacacacacacgtgtgcttCCTCGGTTTACAGGATGGTcgtgcttgtttggcatgttcGTGTTCATTCAGTTTGCCACAGTGAAGTGAACAATGTCTTTTTAATAGTTTGACTGCAGATCACACTAGGCCCAGCAGAgtcaggggggaaaaaaatactCTGTTGCCGTCTTCGCTCGAAatcgttgtttttttttacagcgtGTTTCCCGCTCAACACGATCTGTGTTCCCGCTCTCAAGGTTCAGAAAGCGAGGATTCGACAGTGGTGCTTGCGGCCCTTTTCATTCCGTGGCATTTTGCGGTCAGAAACAGTTAGAGCCGTGTGCAGTGTGAGAAtgagccccccccacacacacacaccctcccgcCTCGCTGTATTGGCACCCAGCATGAAGCCAGCGAGAAACAGAGACAAAGAGGAATAGTTGgaaagctggagagagagagagagagagatggataggaagagagagagatggatagggagagagagagaatgcatgaaaatgcatgAATGAAGAGAGAGCATGTAAACATGGCCCTCAGTTATGAATCAAACGCTCCAAATGCATTCCTCCATCGCCCTGCAGGCCTCCGACACAAAGACCTCGCCTTTATCCCCTTCTCCACGCCGGGCCATTATactgcccagcactgagccACATTTCATCTCAAATTTACTGCCAAAAAGACGAGGCCACAGCAGGGTCAAGAGGACCCTAAAGTGAGCCAAGGGTCTAAGGAGGACTCATTGTTTCAGCAAACACTTAATGTGAAAACATGTTGGGTGCATTGTGGAAACCGGGATCATTTGCACGCATGCTCGTATTTATGGGCCCCTAATGTCAATGGCAATGGCAGCTCGCGGTAGACTGCGATCGTAGCTCATTCTTTCATTGTTGGTGCTCAGACAATGTCTTAGTGCCATCGTCAATGAAACATGCATGAGACGTTATTGGAGATGGAGATTGGGGAAGGGAAATCTGCTGCCAAATGAGCTTGACCCATCAGGACGGCCAGATTGATTAAGATACCTTGCATAATGCGAAACTATTTAGCCGTGGGTTTGAGTCTAAATGGACTGGGCTCTCAGGCGATGATCTAAAGTGTCAGTGACAGCTCCACTGATTTGTTGGCACTGGTGGGGATTACAAATGAAATCAGCGCGCCATCTCATCGCTTATGCAAACGCTTGGCGCACTTCGTTTGACGGATACAGGAATCGATTCTGACCTGTTTTCATTTCCGTCAAGAAAACTCGGGGCCACAAACTTGGGCAAGAGGTTTTCAGCACACCCCCGCATGTTTAGACAGTTGATACACTCCACTGGTGTTTTTAGTGATGATCTGTGTTACATAACAACGCAGGCATCACGGGTAGAAGAAGcctgggagggtgtgtgtgtttgtgtgtgtgtgtgtctgtctgtgtgtgtgcagggggtgAAGATGTGGGGGTAAAGGTGTGTGGAGTTTGCATAAGGAGGAGTGTGAATTTGATAAGCACTGGCGGTGGAGGTTGGAGAGGAGGCAGGGGCCTGAATTAACATCCATTAAAGTTGATTGACAGCTTCAGGAAGGGAATTAGCCCCGGCGGTGTCCGGGCGAGGGAGCTGGCATGCCGTGCCGCCATATCCATCATCGTCACCGGGGCCGTGCGCTCCGGCACAGGAGCCACCTGTTCAATATTTATATGCCCCCGTTTCCACGGACACGCGCGTGTGACTGTTGCTGTGGTGTTTCCCTAGAGCCCATGCCACAATCACAATCACCTGGCTTggcttatctctctctgtctttctctcgctcgctctcacacacaaatacactttctctctctctctctctctcactcttgctcctaactctctctttccatcgcTTCCTAGCTCATCCCATCTAAACGTCACTTTCAGTTAGCTCCCAGTGTCAcccccctcctacacacacacacacacacacacacacacacacacacacacacacacacacacacacacactttccccatTCTTAGAAGCCTGCATCCCACATTTTCCTCCCTGACAGAAACACTATGCAAATATGGTGTTCTAAGCAGCTTTTCCTTCTGGGCCTGTCTCAAAGTAAACATATTAGGAGTAATTGTTTGCAGCCATACACCATTCACAGGCCTGATAATAGATAGGACTAATGTATTCCGCGTATGCAAAACCCCTTTGGAGCCGCATTGTCAAAACAGCTGGGGTGGGAGGACTTGGTAGGAAATGTCATTGACTTTGCTGTAATTCCATAGATTCAGTGTGTATGgtggaagaaaggagaggacaaGAGGAAGTGGAGGCAGGCAGtgaacagtggtggtggtgggggtggtgtctCTGTGAATACTCAGTGTCGATCTGAAGACACTGCATCACACAGAGTTGAATAGACAAAGGAGcaatgggaggaggaggaggaggaggatgggtgagggtggtggtggtgagtgtggtgggggtggggaggtcATGGCGCATGTACCAAATATAGAAGCCCCCACAGCCCCCGTGAGAGGAAATCAAGTGTCCCTTTTTCAGCTTGGGAGGCTCTCCCACTGGCCAGAGAGAGCACATCTAAAGTCTCTCTCAcagcagagggaggaagaaacaGAATCACAGGGTGGCGGGGGGTAGTTTGTGTCTCTGAagggtggtgtgtatgtgtgtgtgtgtgtgtatgtgtgtgtgtatgtgtgtgtgtgtgtatttgtgtgtgtgtgtgtgtgtgtgtgtgtgtgtgtgtgtttggcggggtgtggggtgtttttgtgtttgcgtgcatgtgtgtgtgtatgtgtgtgcgtgcatgcatgtgtgtgtgtgtgtgtgtgtgtgtgtgatgggttgAGCGGGGTTGTTGGGGGAGTCATTGCCAAGGCTATCTTGCCCagcgctctctcgctctctcggcaGACTGACGGAGCACAGCTGTGTCCTCCCTGATCCCGGTCAGACACTTTCTCACGCTTCTGGAAGGTGGCTGCCGCCGCCACAATGAAATTAGGCCCCTCACAGCCCTCACTGGGATGTGTGGTCAAGTCAATCATTAACATCCTCTCCCTATTTCATCCTGAGGGGAGGACGGCTGGTGGCTGAGGGTGGTCAGGCCTGAGAAGAAAGCTAGATGAGAAGGCACTACTGTGCCAAAGAGAACAGCACTGTCCGCACGGGCATTTGAAGGCTGGGGCTGGCCATACAGTGGGATAGTGTTGTATGGCTGGAGCTTACCCAGGCTGACCGGATGCATCATCCCTCCGATTTACTCATAACTGTAActgtattatgacacctgtcgggctttggctagtaatttagcatgctaattcaggttgatatctctgcagcactataccttgttaattttttaatgacatcattgcccttatttcttctcattcttttgatgcgtgtagctcattttttggatagttttacctcaattcttacacatggcacctttaaatcaGTATTGTATCATTTCACGTATCAAGCAAGAGGCTTGTCAAATTGCTACACCTTAGAATGTATTATTTTGTGAAGCCACACTCACTGATTTGAAAAGAGACTGAGCCAGATAgaaaagacagtgtgtgtgtttgggtctaTGGCAGCAGAAGAAGTGAGTCTCACTGAATAGACTGCACCAGAGAGGAAAACATCAGCAGAGTAGCAGAACAGCAGCAAACAAAACAGTCAAACCATTTGTCTTTGCAAAACAATAATATTGTTGAATACATCAGACATTCTCAGACATCACAGAGCACTTGTGTGTTGTAATCCACTCCCAATCTGATTAATGATTAATCATTTCCCTGTTTTCTTGTCATTAGTTCACATGTCGAGACAAGC of Alosa alosa isolate M-15738 ecotype Scorff River chromosome 14, AALO_Geno_1.1, whole genome shotgun sequence contains these proteins:
- the ap1ar gene encoding AP-1 complex-associated regulatory protein isoform X3, which codes for MGNCWSHCYALFRKEANRIQRGGGSKYFRSSTTGEHYTIEFENLVESDEGESSETCPRPISEEEINHLKELRYTAIADQQTLIDEKLRAEQQQEQGHKGRPEAETAPTQRKPGAGGEFDVYLQSVKAQSEAFRSSRLSSETNVVTPNTESSWDFTSKRSTNDDGTSLDLEWEDEEGMNRLGPAWERSKTEEDILRAALRPCGKAVGSGPTSTSEDSNALEWENDFVSAHAEDNEDDEEFEGFVNPVLDTPSEGTPETLDVESQER
- the ap1ar gene encoding AP-1 complex-associated regulatory protein isoform X1 — protein: MGNCWSHCYALFRKEANRIQRGGGSKYFRSSTTGEHYTIEFENLVESDEGESSETCPRPISEEEINHLKELRYTAIADQQTLIDEKLRAELVAQEEALRLEEEAICAAQREAARLARERRLQEQQQEQGHKGRPEAETAPTQRKPGAGGEFDVYLQSVKAQSEAFRSSRLSSETNVVTPNTESSWDFTSKRSTNDDGTSLDLEWEDEEGMNRLGPAWERSKTEEDILRAALRPCGKAVGSGPTSTSEDSNALEWENDFVSAHAEDNEDDEEFEGFVNPVLDTPSEGTPETLDVESQER
- the ap1ar gene encoding AP-1 complex-associated regulatory protein isoform X2; amino-acid sequence: MGNCWSHCYALFRKEANRIQRGGGSKYFRSSTTGEHYTIEFENLVESDEGESSETCPRPISEEEINHLKELRYTAIADQQTLIDEKLRAELVAQEEALRLEEEAICAAQREAARLARERRLQEQQEQGHKGRPEAETAPTQRKPGAGGEFDVYLQSVKAQSEAFRSSRLSSETNVVTPNTESSWDFTSKRSTNDDGTSLDLEWEDEEGMNRLGPAWERSKTEEDILRAALRPCGKAVGSGPTSTSEDSNALEWENDFVSAHAEDNEDDEEFEGFVNPVLDTPSEGTPETLDVESQER